Proteins encoded by one window of Candidatus Neomarinimicrobiota bacterium:
- a CDS encoding type II toxin-antitoxin system Phd/YefM family antitoxin, with translation MKSITVTQARNNLYRLIDEAAENHEPVLVTGKRSNAVLISEEDWLALQETLHLVTIPGMRESIRAGLATPLEETAGEPGW, from the coding sequence ATGAAATCCATCACCGTCACCCAGGCCCGCAACAACCTTTACCGGCTTATCGATGAGGCGGCCGAGAACCACGAACCGGTGCTGGTGACCGGCAAGCGCAGCAACGCCGTGCTCATCAGCGAGGAGGACTGGCTGGCCCTTCAGGAGACGCTGCATCTTGTCACCATTCCAGGGATGCGAGAGTCCATCCGTGCAGGGCTGGCGACGCCCCTTGAGGAGACCGCCGGGGAACCGGGCTGGTGA